DNA sequence from the Lachancea thermotolerans CBS 6340 chromosome H complete sequence genome:
AATTATGGGAGTTCAGGTATAACAATAATATAGTATTTACAAGATTAGTTCTCTTTGCGCTATATCTTCAGGCTCTAGACCTCGATGGCATGGTATCTCTTGCCTCTGAAACCGGCTATGAACATATTGAACTGGTAAACCTCTTGTGGGTTCATGTCGTTCAACTCCCATTTGGTGCTGCCGAAGGCGTTATGCACAGGCTCCATGAGCATGTCGAGCTCCTTCCCGTGCTTCCCCACCACAGTGCCGACGTCACGCCTCAAGTCTAGCTCGTTGAAGCCTGTCGTAAATACGGCACATTTGGTTTCCAGGAGCGCCTCCATAGTCTTGCCCATCCAGTTTTCGCGGGACTCAGGCGCTGCAAAGCCAGGatggaagcagaagaaaatgtCAGTGTAAGGGTCGTAAGGAAAGAAGTCCTGCGCTTCATGGAAAACATGAAAGTAGTCAGTGTGGTACACAAAACTGAGAGTTTCGTCAACTCTGCGGACTATAGGTGACGACGAGTGTACGTATTCGCGCTTGTTCCTATCGTAGTAGGACTCAGGTCCCACAAAGTGAAGCTCTATATTGGTTTCTGGGAACATGAATTGCAGCTGCTTCCAGACGTGACCAGGCAACTGGGCCTCTGCCCTTGCGCCTAAAATGAAGATTCGAAGAGGACTGTTTTTGGTGATGGACGTGACCCTACGATTTTGTTCAGGGTACAGGGTGTAGCGAAGCGCCGCCAGCGATTTCAGACCCTCAAGAGTGACAGGTCCCTTTGGGTTTAAAGAGTAAGGGGAGAACTGGTGTAGCACTGACCCGATTGTTACCGGGTAGCTGAGCATTTTGGTGACAGCCGCAAGCTGGAACTCGGTATCCATAGAATAAAAGCCACGAGTATAGAAGAAAAGGTCCCAGTTGGTCAGGTTAACCATCCTGTCGAAGTCTTGGTCTAGCGGGAAATCGAACTCCGGGAACGGCCTGCCGGACCTCAGATCGTGTTCGTAGATATTCacttttttgagaatcTCGGGTCTCTTGGACTGCTGGTACTCCAAATCGTTTTCCCAGGCCTCGCGAGAGTAGTGGGTAGGGATGCCCGATTTGGGACAAGTGTAATTGATTTCGCGCCCTGTGACTGGGCACTTAGCTAAAGCTCGTATCGTGGCCGCCCTTTCCCTCAAATCAGGTGATGGGGACTGGTCCCAAGGGTGGAATCTGTTTTCTGGCGTTGGCTCATCTGGAGATGGGGGTGGGTCCAGCCCCAATGCGTTCCTCACAAACCCCATAATATGGCGCTTTTGCACATTGTGCTGGCAGCTTCGTACCGTATTCCGGCTCAGAATACACCGTTGCATGTCAAGATCCAACGATTCAGGTACTTTTGATCGTTCAGAGTCCCAAGCTGGGTTTTTTAATTGTACAGTGGAATCAAGAAGGCCTCTGTTATTTCGTTAatttctaaaatttttttattcaCTAGTCTTGCTGGAATTCTGGGAACGTGAGAAGAGAGACAGCAGTAAATAATGAACAGCGATAGCAGGCTATTCGTCTCCTAATAGACGAAATGGTCGAGGGCGTATCGAAGGGGAGTATTGAATTTTAATGATGCGGATATAGCAGAATTCCGGTCAAAGTCCTACGAAGTtagtttgaaaacatgCTGAAAATTCGAGAACTATCGAACAGACCAAGCAAACTGTGTGCATAAAATTGCACGGTTTTGCCGGATTTCCAGGTTCCCAGGTTTTAAAGAACACGCTTATAACTTTCGAGGACCCTTCGGATTCGAAATTACTATGCAAAAACAACTACTACCTTCGCCATTTTGGAAATTTAGAGCTTAGAACACCTGGATGGTTTGCAGGTCATACCGAGGAGTGATGCACGCTCAAATCTCTGAGCTCTGTCACCCAAAGTCCATCCAGAGTTCATCTCAGCGTCATAATCACATAATACGAAAGTGTCACCCATTGACAGCAGTAGATCAAGTAGCGAGAGGCCTCAGAGCTTGTGTTTCTCTGCTCCACCCTAGAGCCCTTTTCCTAGCATTGTGCCCGGCGCGAGTTTTTCAGTCTatcctttcaaaaatcaacCAGGCAAGATAAAAACAAATGAGCGCTTTGCGTCCACAGATCAATGCACAATTAAACAGCTTCAATCATAAGTCCATGAGGTCAGAATAGGGCCCACCCTGCGTTCTGATGGTGTATCTTCTGCTTCGACTCGACTCTTGCCGCATCATGATACACGAATatctcaaatttttcaatattcAATACTTACAATTGATGGAAATATTATCAACTAGCACCATCGCCCCAGATCGCTCTTTACCTTAACGTTGGAGCCATGCTGGGAGCTTTCACGCGTGCGTTCTCCTCATTGGTGAAGACGCGAGCACCGGCTGCTCGCCTCTCTTCCACGCTACATGCCTTTCGTGGCTTTGAACTTCCCCTCAGATGCATGGAGCCTTTAATGCTGCTGCGACCTCTCGCACCCGTGGAGCGTGCGCCTACGGCAATGGAGGAGATGCTCGCGGACAGTGTGATGCGTAAGAGGCGGctcaaaatgaagaagcacaagcttcgcaagagaagaaagagacaAAAGGCCgagaagagaaagcagTCGCAGGGTAAATGAGACTGCTTCGCAAGCCAGCTGCATACATTGCTTCCTGTACATAGCACATCTAGTAAAGACACTCAGATTTTAGAAAGTTTATCTGTTGGAGCAACGGCCTAGAAGAAATGCCGCGTGTGTCCACTGTATAATTCATATTTGCACCTATGTAAACTAACCACCTCAGTTCCTAAAAAAACTTGCGCAACACCCAGTACATCATCAGGATTTGTAACACCACACCCGTGGCCAGCACGAGACTCTTTTGCTTGCGCGTCAATTTATCGGAGTATTGCCATTCCTCGATCACAAAAGTGAGCAGACGGAAGCTGAGCTTACCCATCAGCTCCTGGCGATTGATCTCGCCAATCTCGGTTACCACGCGGGTGTTCCACTCAAAAATGGCGTTTGAGACGTCCAGAatgttgagcttttgctcCTCTGTGAGGCCCTGGCGTGTAGCCAGCTCGTACCCGCGCTTGTAGTTCTTGCGCAGCTGGTTCTCAGCTTGGACGCCGGCGTCACTAAAAGTAAAGAAGTTGGTTCCGCGGCGAACGACCTCCTCGGTGGTCAAATTGGGAAATTTGGGGAAAAGCCCCGTTGACCGGTAGATTGTTGAGCGCATAACACGGCCGCCAGCGAAGAGCGCTAAGTACAGCACGTGGCAGTACGCCAAGATTGCAGTGGGACGCGACCTTATACTGGCGTGTACGTAGTCGACAAATCCCTGCAGCTCAGGTGCTAATGTGGTCTCCTCCAGGAAAGTCCTCAGGCTCGCGCTGGTGGGGAATTCTTTTGCGTAGAGGAGTTCGAGATCCTGCAGGATCCGTGGCGCTCGGCGGAACTCTTCGGTCCAGAATTGGTTCAGAATGTCGCGCGTTTGCTCCTCTTCTGGTGTTTGAGCCTCCTGCCGCAGCCGGTCCAGCTCCTGCTCTATTGCCTGGAATACGTAGAAGAACGCCAGAACGCCCTGGCGGTAGATAAAGCCGTGTTTCATTGCGAAGGCAAACTTCGCGCTCATCTGCTTGTCAATCTTGTTGTGCTGGTCTCGAGTGTGGAAATTGATGCGGTTTGCCAGTGCGCCCACGTCGGTGGGTGAAGGAATTGTTGTCATCGCTATGTTATTGAACGCGGTAATCGCGCGCTTGATCCGTTTTTTGTAAGGTGGCGACTTTGGGCTGCTAGTTCGCCTTTCTTACTAGTCTGTCTCTTGTGTTCGCTGTCGCAGTTCTAAGTTGATAAACTTCGAGATGCGCAGATAACTTTGCTAAAATTAGTTAATCTTCAATAACTCCGCTTTTGCAGGCTATTTCGTATTGTTAGGTCTCTCTATTCCACCGATATATCAGGCCCTTGAGTCCCTTGTTCTTATATACCTGGCGCCGCGGGGTGCGATGATCGCTAACCGGGTGCCATCCGATAACTCCCCATTCATCACATGACTGGAGAGCCAAAAGACAAGGGCAGACCGGAACGAGAATGACGCGAATGCCGGGTGTTCACAAGGATTCTCGGAGCTCGCTGCACCTTAGTTTTAATTTCAGCTTACGTGCGACTGGGATTCGTAAAACTCCACAACCTGCTCTGAAGACGTAGCTTCTTCAGGTGTCTTATCGTCTCTGAGGCGGATGAAACGAGGGAAGCGGAGAGAGATGCCTTTCCCGTACGAGCTGGTCCCGGCCTTGTAAACAGGCGAGAGCGAGAGATCTGCGGTCAGCACCTCGAAAAGGAGGGTGGGTTCAAACCAAACATCGGGTGGAGCGCTCTCGCTGTGGACGTAGAAGGCCTTGGGTGTAGGAATTGCGGTAGGGCTGAGGCGGTCGAACAGGGTCTGGAGCATCTCCTCGGAAAAACCGGTGCCAATCTTGCAGCAGGTCTCATACTCACCGGAATCTTGGTTGTAGCAACCAAGCAAAAACCCACCGTAGGTACCCGTGCGCTTGCCACGGCCGTAGTACGCGCCCAGAACGCACAAGTCAAGAGAGTCACCCACGCCCTGTAAATAGTCCTTCTTGAGTTTCAGCCAGTTGCGCGAACGCTTGCTGGGCTCGTAGTGGGACTCTTCGCCCTCGAGGATCTTGACCATGAGGCCTTCGCAACAGTCGCGCACGGCTTGGTCGAGATAATGCTGAAGTTCATCGAGACTCATGGTGGTGACCTCGCTAGCCAGCTGAAGCTCGCCCGGGACCGGGACAAGCGCGCGCTCCAGGCAGGCGCGGCGCTCGGCTAGTGGGCGTGTGATAAGAGGCTCATCGTTGTAGCACAGAATGTCAAATGCGAACAGGCACACGCGCACCTTAACATCTTCGACTGCCACGCCTTTGCGCTTCCGCGTGCTGAGCACTTGAAAGGGCAGAATGgtgttcttctctttgtcCCAGGCGACTGCCTCGCAATCAAGGATTAGCGTGTGAGTGCGCGCGGGATCCGCAATAAAGTCAGAGATCCGGATTTCGGGGTACCGCTCCGTCATGTTCTCACCATTTCTTGAATAGATCCGCATACTGCCGTCTGGCAGCAGATGCACTTGCGCACGCTCGCCATCATACTTGTACTCGCAGGTGAAGCGCTGGCCCTGGAACCGGTCCAGGACCTCTGAAATCGACTTCGACGGCTTTGCAAGCATCGGCTTTAGAGGTATGCCTGGCGTCAGTACGCAGTGTTTGTCGAGCTCCATAATGCCATGCTCTAGAGCCGTCTCAATCACGATCTGATAGTTGGGCACTTGGCAGAATGCATCGCGGATCTTCTGTTCTGCAGTGTCCACAAGTTCGCTTGAGGGTTCTTTGCCGTTGTGTTCATACGTAAGTAGCGCCTTCGAAAGCGCCACGAGCACAGATTTTTCGGCAAGGCCAATACGGAGCTTCGATTCAAGCGATCTAATGAGAAATTTTGCCTCTAATCCTTGGCATGCAGTGAGCATTCTCTTGATAAGCTGAACCTTCCGCAGTTGTGAGTCTTTTCCTTGCGACCGCGCAATGGCCTGcaagtttgagaaaacCTCTCCTGTAGTGAGTGGTTTAGGCTTGAACATCGTAGGTTGTACAGCCCGAGCTTCCTGCGCTATGCGACCGAGATCGCCAAGTTCGCGATAGCGTGCCTTAATCTGTTGCAGCGACTTGCCGCAACTCTCACTGATTGTCTTCATGAGCAGGCCTTCACCGAG
Encoded proteins:
- the MSS51 gene encoding Mss51p (similar to uniprot|P32335 Saccharomyces cerevisiae YLR203C MSS51 Protein required for the maturation and translation of COX1 mRNA involved in maturation of COX1 and COB mRNA) translates to MQRCILSRNTVRSCQHNVQKRHIMGFVRNALGLDPPPSPDEPTPENRFHPWDQSPSPDLRERAATIRALAKCPVTGREINYTCPKSGIPTHYSREAWENDLEYQQSKRPEILKKVNIYEHDLRSGRPFPEFDFPLDQDFDRMVNLTNWDLFFYTRGFYSMDTEFQLAAVTKMLSYPVTIGSVLHQFSPYSLNPKGPVTLEGLKSLAALRYTLYPEQNRRVTSITKNSPLRIFILGARAEAQLPGHVWKQLQFMFPETNIELHFVGPESYYDRNKREYVHSSSPIVRRVDETLSFVYHTDYFHVFHEAQDFFPYDPYTDIFFCFHPGFAAPESRENWMGKTMEALLETKCAVFTTGFNELDLRRDVGTVVGKHGKELDMLMEPVHNAFGSTKWELNDMNPQEVYQFNMFIAGFRGKRYHAIEV
- the QRI5 gene encoding mitochondrial 37S ribosomal protein mS38 QRI5 (conserved hypothetical protein); translated protein: MLGAFTRAFSSLVKTRAPAARLSSTLHAFRGFELPLRCMEPLMLLRPLAPVERAPTAMEEMLADSVMRKRRLKMKKHKLRKRRKRQKAEKRKQSQGK
- the HMX1 gene encoding Hmx1p (similar to uniprot|P32339 Saccharomyces cerevisiae YLR205C HMX1 ER localized, heme-binding peroxidase involved in the degradation of heme); translation: MTTIPSPTDVGALANRINFHTRDQHNKIDKQMSAKFAFAMKHGFIYRQGVLAFFYVFQAIEQELDRLRQEAQTPEEEQTRDILNQFWTEEFRRAPRILQDLELLYAKEFPTSASLRTFLEETTLAPELQGFVDYVHASIRSRPTAILAYCHVLYLALFAGGRVMRSTIYRSTGLFPKFPNLTTEEVVRRGTNFFTFSDAGVQAENQLRKNYKRGYELATRQGLTEEQKLNILDVSNAIFEWNTRVVTEIGEINRQELMGKLSFRLLTFVIEEWQYSDKLTRKQKSLVLATGVVLQILMMYWVLRKFF
- the CDC9 gene encoding DNA ligase (ATP) CDC9 (similar to uniprot|P04819 Saccharomyces cerevisiae YDL164C CDC9 DNA ligase found in the nucleus and mitochondria an essential enzyme that joins Okazaki fragments during DNA replication also acts in nucleotide excision repair base excision repair and recombination), yielding MLRLVRAEMSSIKKQATLAKFFSSKKRSVEEEKSHEPAKKLHSDPIGAGSGSPSSSPPLATGSSDAGSVKVETSATSTGENTKAGTPTLPDSDEPAKRAVAATKGDPAKLGASAPKDSKILYAEMCNVFNEIEGTSSRLQIVKLCGDFLYSVLLKARKDIVPITYLLINKLGPDYQPGLELGLGEGLLMKTISESCGKSLQQIKARYRELGDLGRIAQEARAVQPTMFKPKPLTTGEVFSNLQAIARSQGKDSQLRKVQLIKRMLTACQGLEAKFLIRSLESKLRIGLAEKSVLVALSKALLTYEHNGKEPSSELVDTAEQKIRDAFCQVPNYQIVIETALEHGIMELDKHCVLTPGIPLKPMLAKPSKSISEVLDRFQGQRFTCEYKYDGERAQVHLLPDGSMRIYSRNGENMTERYPEIRISDFIADPARTHTLILDCEAVAWDKEKNTILPFQVLSTRKRKGVAVEDVKVRVCLFAFDILCYNDEPLITRPLAERRACLERALVPVPGELQLASEVTTMSLDELQHYLDQAVRDCCEGLMVKILEGEESHYEPSKRSRNWLKLKKDYLQGVGDSLDLCVLGAYYGRGKRTGTYGGFLLGCYNQDSGEYETCCKIGTGFSEEMLQTLFDRLSPTAIPTPKAFYVHSESAPPDVWFEPTLLFEVLTADLSLSPVYKAGTSSYGKGISLRFPRFIRLRDDKTPEEATSSEQVVEFYESQSHVS